A single Garra rufa chromosome 9, GarRuf1.0, whole genome shotgun sequence DNA region contains:
- the rpz5 gene encoding rapunzel 5, whose amino-acid sequence MNRVEEWVLENKDKIEKGVEIMGQSCEVLAATVGQFHPILEAVFLASAELLGNPEGKEAKFLAEQFEKINQKLEGIQDEIEQIALELQRTTMNKQNFDREAKIISQYEKFQDFVNAKPKFKEKKKEKFITQYENTGGDLNIDSLYNAVTGENISGDAMLDTVVTTEQRSRKPVEEFCARLKKLFVMGIIAVMGHAALKEGVVGEGMVKKWQDRMEDVETRIKAAVDDCIENFPLQAKTDVEHQLLERQANVDPEFTGFILDILAKKYYWVSWSVRVFNHSGIFFWNWLAGKKYHGSGGGGNFFDLLTSNNVRIVVSFSAKPQPINKSQIVDQIEMQKLKGNMQAVAQTLYKMLPDTVVHAISCYKKVEEKNNFQPECFYFARHKRAYLCIHSE is encoded by the coding sequence ATGAATCGGGTGGAAGAATGGGTTTTGGAGAACAAGGACAAGATCGAAAAGGGAGTGGAAATCATGGGCCAAAGCTGCGAGGTTTTAGCAGCCACCGTGGGACAGTTCCACCCCATCCTGGAGGCCGTGTTTTTGGCCTCGGCCGAGCTCCTCGGTAACCCAGAAGGCAAAGAAGCCAAGTTTCTTGCTGAGCAGTTTGAAAAGATCAACCAAAAACTTGAAGGTATTCAAGATGAAATCGAGCAAATCGCTTTGGAGTTGCAGCGGACGACCATGAACAAGCAGAACTTTGACCGCGAGGCGAAGATAATCAGTCAGTACGAGAAGTTTCAAGACTTTGTCAATGCTAAGCCCAAGTTCAAGGAGAAGAAGAAGGAGAAGTTTATAACCCAGTATGAGAACACTGGTGGCGATCTGAACATTGACTCCTTGTACAATGCTGTAACTGGAGAGAACATCTCTGGAGATGCCATGTTGGACACGGTGGTGACCACAGAGCAAAGGAGCAGGAAGCCAGTGGAGGAGTTCTGTGCCAGGCTGAAGAAGCTATTTGTCATGGGAATTATAGCAGTCATGGGTCACGCCGCCCTGAAAGAGGGAGTGGTAGGCGAGGGCATGGTGAAGAAATGGCAGGATCGCATGGAAGACGTAGAGACACGCATTAAAGCGGCGGTGGATGACTGCATTGAGAATTTCCCTCTGCAGGCCAAGACGGATGTGGAACATCAGCTTCTGGAGCGCCAAGCCAACGTTGACCCAGAGTTCACAGGATTTATACTGGATATCCTTGCGAAGAAATATTACTGGGTTTCCTGGTCTGTTCGGGTCTTCAACCACAGTGGCATATTCTTCTGGAATTGGCTCGCTGGCAAAAAGTACCACGGAAGTGGTGGAGGTGGCAACTTTTTTGATCTTCTGACCTCGAACAACGTCAGAATCGTGGTGTCTTTCAGTGCCAAGCCGCAACCGATTAACAAGAGCCAGATTGTAGATCAGATAGAGATGCAAAAGTTAAAGGGGAACATGCAGGCTGTGGCTCAAACGCTGTATAAGATGCTTCCCGACACTGTGGTCCATGCCATTAGCTGCTATAAGAAAGTAGAAGAGAAAAACAACTTCCAGCCAGAATGTTTCTACTTCGCAAGGCACAAACGAGCATACCTGTGCATTCATTCTGAATAG
- the LOC141343310 gene encoding protein rapunzel-like: MSSPLERVVAQKKEAIEAVMEMFERGAEVLASAVGELCPLFEASAPVLRLVLDNVESKEVTYVKDQFLVVRSKLDVLSCQLQDIDSEIRRRRLDTQFFSVEENLRNQFRKYIDILEAKPEYKEVKKRLFLEHFSITGGEKNLCALYDAVMGNSTFGEPILDVVEQYEARNRRVLEDFCVRLKELLCLGIIALLGYCFLTQGEESEQEKVREWSTKIQEIETRMKEMIERCVESFPEQAEMDINRLVKEKEDGNLQETAKELLEFLVKKYDWVSWSIRVIGNLGKISKLRAGQNFQCVAGQNYFEVSQGNDTNLVVSFSSNPQPVPDESIKQMMEGPARKGDAKAVVELLEKQLAGFLVHAVSRHKDSFALSSFPGECHYWEKHKNVNVCVHSE, from the coding sequence ATGTCCAGTCCACTAGAGCGGGTTGTAGCCCAGAAGAAGGAGGCCATTGAAGCCGTAATGGAGATGTTTGAGAGAGGAGCCGAGGTGCTGGCCAGCGCTGTTGGAGAGCTGTGTCCTCTATTTGAAGCTTCTGCACCAGTTTTGAGGCTGGTCTTGGACAATGTGGAAAGCAAGGAGGTCACGTATGTCAAAGATCAGTTTCTAGTTGTGCGAAGCAAATTGGACGTCCTCTCATGCCAGCTACAGGACATTGACTCGGAGATCAGAAGGAGGCGTTTGGATACCCAGTTCTTTTCTGTGGAGGAAAATTTGCGGAACCAGTTTAGAAAATACATCGACATTCTAGAGGCCAAACCTGAGTATAAAGAGGTCAAAAAACGCTTGTTCTTAGAGCATTTTTCTATAACAGGTGGAGAGAAAAATCTGTGTGCGCTTTACGATGCTGTGATGGGGAACAGCACGTTTGGAGAACCGATCTTGGATGTTGTGGAACAATATGAGGCTAGGAACAGAAGAGTCTTGGAAGACTTCTGCGTCAGACTGAAGGAGCTGCTCTGCTTGGGAATCATCGCTCTGCTGGGATATTGCTTCCTTACTCAGGGTGAGGAATCAGAGCAAGAGAAGGTTCGAGAGTGGAGCACGAAGATCCAAGAAATTGAGACGAGAATGAAGGAAATGATAGAGAGATGTGTTGAATCATTTCCAGAGCAAGCTGAAATGGACATCAATAGGCTTGTGAAGGAAAAAGAAGATGGGAACCTTCAGGAAACGGCAAAGGAACTGCTAGAATTCCTGGTGAAGAAGTACGACTGGGTGAGCTGGTCCATCAGAGTCATTGGCAACTTGGGCAAAATTAGCAAATTGAGAGCCGGACAAAACTTTCAGTGTGTGGCCGGACAGAATTATTTTGAAGTATCTCAAGGAAATGACACCAACCTGGTGGTCTCGTTCAGCAGCAACCCTCAGCCTGTGCCTGACGAGAGCATCAAGCAGATGATGGAAGGTCCTGCGAGGAAAGGAGACGCCAAAGCTGTCGTTGAGCTTCTGGAGAAGCAGTTAGCCGGGTTTCTGGTTCACGCAGTCAGTCGTCACAAGGACAGCTTTGCTCTGTCGAGTTTTCCTGGAGAATGTCACTACTGGGAGAAACATAAGAACGTGAATGTTTGTGTGCATTCAGAGTAG
- the rpz4 gene encoding rapunzel 4 yields MAEQLQKLVAQKKDVVETVMEVFEQGAEVVASIVGDLFPVFSIAAPIVRLALDNVESKEAEYMKEQFQKVRDRLEVVSEEVQQINQEIKKSGVDATYFSVEENLTNQFRKFMDVLNAKPKFREVRKKTFLEHFKRTGGDKNLHTLYNAVTGDNFSGESVLEITLNYEQKSRRAVEEFCATLKKLFCVGLIALLGHAALQGDGDEEKLLQDWSEKMKVVQDKMSVVIEDCINSFPTQAELDTKRIVRDQSDKSNQQLADLLVEHLKKKYDWVCWSVRVFNSPTGLFTSKKDFHGLTGKSRFQVPSSDDKLNVVVSYSASPQPIDKARIQSLISEQKKVTMTPLAELLFETIPVSVVHTIKTSCKDLGFSSSFSDELHFFEEFKNYCVVLHSA; encoded by the coding sequence ATGGCCGAGCAGCTGCAGAAACTTGTTGCACAGAAGAAGGATGTTGTCGAGACGGTCATGGAAGTGTTTGAGCAGGGTGCGGAAGTGGTGGCCAGCATAGTTGGAGATCTGTTCCCAGTCTTCTCCATCGCAGCTCCGATCGTAAGGCTGGCACTAGATAATGTGGAAAGCAAAGAGGCCGAGTACATGAAGGAGCAGTTCCAGAAAGTGCGAGATCGCCTAGAAGTCGTCTCTGAAGAAGTCCAGCAGATAAACCAGGAGATCAAGAAGAGCGGCGTAGATGCCACCTACTTCTCCGTGGAGGAGAATCTGACCAACCAATTCCGCAAATTCATGGACGTCCTGAATGCGAAACCTAAATTCAGAGAGGTCAGAAAGAAAACATTCCTGGAGCACTTCAAGAGGACAGGCGGGGATAAAAACCTGCACACTTTATATAACGCCGTAACCGGAGATAACTTCTCAGGAGAATCCGTGCTGGAAATCACTCTGAACTACGAGCAAAAGAGTCGCAGGGCGGTGGAGGAGTTTTGCGCCACTCTTAAAAAGTTATTCTGCGTCGGTTTGATCGCCTTACTGGGACACGCAGCGTTACAAGGCGATGGCGATGAGGAGAAGCTGCTTCAAGACTGGAGTGAGAAGATGAAAGTGGTGCAGGATAAAATGAGCGTCGTGATCGAAGACTGCATCAACAGCTTTCCGACACAGGCCGAGCTGGACACCAAACGCATTGTGAGAGACCAAAGCGACAAAAGCAACCAGCAATTGGCTGATTTACTGGTAGAGCACCTGAAAAAGAAGTACGACTGGGTTTGCTGGTCAGTCCGCGTCTTTAACTCTCCCACCGGCTTGTTCACCAGCAAGAAAGACTTCCACGGTTTGACTGGAAAGAGTCGCTTTCAGGTACCGTCGTCAGATGACAAGCTAAACGTTGTGGTTTCCTACAGCGCCTCGCCTCAACCTATCGATAAAGCCCGGATACAGAGCCTGATTTCGgagcagaaaaaggtcacgatgACGCCGTTGGCTGAACTGCTTTTTGAGACTATCCCTGTCAGTGTGGTTCACACGATCAAGACCTCATGCAAAGATCTGGGCTTCTCCAGCAGCTTCTCTGACGAGCTGCACTTCTTTGAGGAGTTCAAGAACTACTGTGTCGTTCTTCATTCTGCCTAA